A part of Limibacillus halophilus genomic DNA contains:
- the hutI gene encoding imidazolonepropionase, whose product MTGSNRYGLIENGAIVLSGDSITWVGPVADLPSHLKGGEIRDLGGRLVTPALIDCHTHAVFGGNRAREFEMRLEGATYEEVSRAGGGIVSTVKATRAAPEEILLVEALARVDALIAEGMTTIEIKSGYGLDLETELKMLRTARSIMARRAVRVITSFLGAHAIPPEYAGRADAYIDEVAIPTLEAAHQEGLVDAVDGFCEGIAFDTAQIGRVFDKAKALNLPVKLHAEQLSHFGGTALAARYGALSADHLEHATDDDVKALAASGTVAVILPGAFYTIRETKAPPIEFLRAHGVPMALATDCNPGSSPLTSLLLVMNMGCTLFRMTPEEALAGVTRNAAQALGLDDVGTIETDKRADLAVWNVADPAELSYRIGFNPLHSRIFGGTT is encoded by the coding sequence ATGACAGGCTCCAACCGCTACGGGCTCATAGAGAATGGAGCGATTGTTCTCTCCGGAGATTCAATTACCTGGGTGGGGCCAGTGGCTGATCTTCCCAGTCACCTGAAGGGTGGTGAAATTCGCGATCTTGGCGGTCGTCTGGTCACTCCCGCATTGATCGATTGCCACACGCATGCTGTGTTCGGTGGTAACCGTGCACGTGAATTCGAGATGCGCTTGGAAGGCGCTACTTATGAAGAGGTTTCACGCGCTGGCGGCGGGATTGTTTCAACCGTAAAGGCTACGAGGGCTGCCCCAGAAGAGATCCTATTGGTTGAAGCGCTCGCTCGAGTCGATGCACTGATCGCGGAAGGTATGACGACGATCGAGATCAAATCCGGCTATGGGCTCGATCTAGAGACAGAACTGAAGATGTTACGCACCGCGCGTTCGATCATGGCGAGGCGCGCAGTCCGTGTGATAACGAGCTTTCTAGGAGCGCACGCTATTCCACCTGAGTATGCAGGCCGTGCGGACGCCTATATAGACGAAGTCGCGATCCCAACGCTCGAAGCTGCCCATCAGGAGGGACTCGTCGATGCGGTAGATGGGTTCTGCGAAGGCATAGCGTTTGATACCGCACAAATCGGACGGGTATTCGATAAGGCAAAAGCACTCAACTTGCCTGTAAAGCTGCATGCGGAACAGCTTTCTCATTTCGGAGGCACTGCGCTCGCGGCGCGCTATGGAGCGCTTTCTGCAGATCATCTGGAACATGCAACTGATGACGACGTGAAAGCACTGGCTGCCTCAGGCACAGTAGCCGTAATACTGCCCGGAGCCTTCTATACCATTCGCGAAACCAAAGCGCCGCCGATAGAATTCTTACGAGCCCACGGCGTACCGATGGCACTCGCCACCGACTGCAATCCTGGATCCTCGCCGCTCACTTCTCTTCTATTGGTCATGAACATGGGATGCACACTCTTTCGCATGACGCCGGAAGAAGCTTTGGCTGGCGTTACCCGCAATGCTGCTCAAGCGCTTGGCTTAGATGACGTAGGCACGATCGAGACGGACAAGCGCGCTGACCTCGCCGTTTGGAATGTGGCCGACCCGGCTGAGCTTTCTTATCGGATCGGGTTTAACCCGCTCCATAGCCGTATTTTTGGAGGAACCACATGA
- the hutH gene encoding histidine ammonia-lyase — protein sequence MTLTLVPGQATLETLEAIWRGTGPIRLDESARAGIEAAAKLVRDAAAGDAAIYGVNTGFGKLASVKIAAKDTAKLQRNLILSHCCGVGQALDQATTRLMMALKLLSLGRGASGVAWETVRLLEDMLAAGVMPVVPDQGSVGASGDLAPLAHMAAAMLGEGRATHDGEELPAAEALKRAGLTPIVLGPKEGLALINGTQFSTACALVGLFGAWANARASVVTAALSTDAIMGSTAPLVDAIHTLRGHPGQIDVARAQTALMAGSEIRESHREGDTRVQDPYCIRCQPQVTGAAIDLLRFAGRTLEVEANAVTDNPLVLVEEGLIVSGGNFHAEPVAFAADQIALAVAEIGAIAQRRVALMVDPTLSFDLPPFLTPDPGLNSGLMIAEVTTAALMSENKHLAHACSTDSTPTSANQEDHVSMAAHAARRLHRMNANLNVILGVEAMCAAQGIEFRAPLNTSTTLQGVMGRLRSEAPRVTEDRYLADDIASAAAMIADGRLTHDLSLPELGG from the coding sequence ATGACGCTCACGCTCGTGCCCGGTCAGGCGACACTGGAGACGCTGGAGGCGATCTGGCGTGGGACAGGCCCCATACGGCTCGATGAATCGGCCCGCGCAGGCATTGAGGCCGCTGCCAAGTTGGTCCGTGACGCGGCGGCAGGCGATGCCGCTATCTATGGCGTAAACACCGGCTTCGGCAAGCTTGCCAGCGTCAAGATCGCGGCAAAGGACACGGCGAAGCTGCAACGCAATTTGATCCTCAGTCACTGCTGCGGCGTGGGCCAAGCGCTCGACCAGGCGACGACACGGCTGATGATGGCGCTGAAGCTCCTCAGCCTGGGACGCGGCGCTTCGGGCGTGGCTTGGGAGACGGTTCGCTTGCTGGAGGATATGCTGGCCGCAGGGGTCATGCCCGTCGTCCCCGATCAAGGTTCGGTCGGCGCCTCCGGTGATCTGGCACCGCTGGCGCACATGGCTGCGGCCATGCTGGGTGAAGGCCGGGCAACCCATGACGGCGAGGAGCTCCCGGCGGCGGAGGCCCTTAAGCGCGCCGGACTGACGCCTATCGTGCTCGGACCGAAGGAAGGTTTGGCGCTCATCAACGGCACCCAGTTTTCGACGGCCTGCGCGCTCGTTGGCCTGTTCGGCGCCTGGGCCAACGCCCGCGCCTCAGTCGTCACGGCGGCTCTTTCCACCGACGCCATCATGGGCTCCACCGCTCCGTTGGTGGATGCGATCCACACGTTACGAGGTCATCCGGGCCAGATCGACGTGGCCCGCGCGCAAACGGCCTTGATGGCGGGTAGTGAGATTCGCGAAAGCCACCGGGAAGGTGATACCCGGGTCCAGGACCCCTACTGCATCCGCTGCCAACCGCAGGTAACGGGTGCTGCGATCGACCTATTGCGTTTCGCAGGCCGGACTCTGGAGGTCGAGGCCAATGCCGTGACCGACAATCCACTGGTCCTCGTCGAGGAAGGGCTGATCGTCTCCGGCGGCAATTTTCATGCCGAACCCGTCGCTTTCGCGGCCGACCAGATCGCGCTGGCGGTGGCCGAGATCGGCGCCATTGCGCAGCGCCGCGTCGCCTTGATGGTGGACCCGACGCTCAGCTTCGACCTGCCACCGTTTCTGACACCCGATCCGGGGCTCAACTCGGGTCTGATGATTGCCGAAGTGACGACGGCGGCGCTGATGAGCGAGAACAAGCACCTAGCCCACGCCTGCTCCACCGATTCCACCCCGACTTCGGCCAACCAGGAAGATCACGTCAGCATGGCCGCCCATGCCGCCCGGCGGCTGCACCGTATGAACGCCAACCTGAACGTCATTCTTGGCGTGGAGGCCATGTGCGCCGCTCAAGGCATCGAGTTTCGCGCGCCGCTGAACACCAGCACCACGCTCCAGGGCGTGATGGGGCGACTGCGCAGCGAAGCGCCTCGCGTTACCGAAGACCGCTACTTGGCCGATGATATCGCCAGTGCTGCGGCGATGATCGCCGACGGTCGCCTCACCCACGACCTCAGTTTGCCGGAGCTTGGGGGATGA
- the hutG gene encoding N-formylglutamate deformylase, with translation MKPVEVSRGDGPIVLGIPHSGTWLPGHIKAQLNDRGRTLADTDWHIDRLYHGLLPGATTVRATFHRYVIDANRSPKNESLYPGQNTTSLVPVTDFDGRPIWSTAPDAAEVAARRAAFHTPYHTALEVELKRVQKRHGVAILYDCHSIRSQIPYLFDGKLPDFNIGTASSSSCDERLEDLVQSICKATGGTTATNGRFKGGWATRHYGRPLHGIHAIQMELAQSTYLENEAPPFTYDELKSAHLRSLLAEILGRIASLAPELGR, from the coding sequence ATGAAACCTGTCGAGGTGTCACGCGGCGACGGGCCGATCGTATTGGGGATACCGCATAGCGGTACATGGCTGCCAGGCCACATCAAGGCACAGTTAAATGACCGCGGTCGAACCCTCGCCGATACTGATTGGCACATCGACCGCCTTTATCACGGTCTATTACCCGGCGCGACAACAGTGCGAGCAACTTTTCATCGTTATGTGATTGATGCTAATCGCTCACCAAAAAACGAGAGTCTCTATCCGGGTCAAAATACGACTAGCCTGGTGCCCGTTACGGATTTTGACGGCCGGCCGATCTGGAGCACCGCGCCCGACGCTGCGGAAGTAGCTGCAAGGCGAGCAGCCTTTCACACTCCCTATCATACAGCGTTGGAGGTCGAATTAAAGCGGGTGCAGAAGCGCCATGGCGTTGCCATTCTTTACGACTGCCACTCCATTCGATCTCAAATACCTTATCTGTTCGACGGAAAATTACCGGACTTTAACATTGGCACCGCATCAAGCAGCAGTTGTGATGAAAGGCTCGAAGATTTGGTGCAATCAATCTGTAAAGCAACAGGGGGGACGACTGCCACCAATGGGCGCTTCAAGGGCGGTTGGGCCACGCGCCACTATGGCCGACCTCTTCATGGCATTCACGCTATTCAGATGGAGTTGGCGCAATCCACCTACTTAGAAAATGAAGCTCCACCATTTACATATGATGAGTTGAAAAGCGCCCACCTGCGTTCCCTTCTGGCAGAGATTTTGGGTCGGATCGCATCACTGGCGCCCGAACTGGGGAGATAA
- a CDS encoding LysR family transcriptional regulator: MKPIAITLRQIDFVIAAADGGSTAAAARILNVSQPSVSLAIAKVEGYLGRPLFARTSGQGVVPTSYGLQKLGEFRALRAQAQQVLDTSAATQAILDLGVFSTLGPRYAPSLVRRFQEAHPKAHIRLHEADLETLSGWLESGQIDVALTYDFGPPSSLNITPLADVRPYGLLPSTHPLAGRKSVSMAELLQDPLILMNLPHSRGYFLTLAQMHGISPKIAYETGSVEMLRSMVANNLGVGLLATDITHNTAYDGQPVIRMPLEGNLAPHHIALARSMRLRSSALVDQFCSFAAQSFKA; encoded by the coding sequence ATGAAACCTATAGCTATCACACTACGACAGATCGACTTTGTGATTGCAGCAGCCGATGGTGGCAGCACGGCCGCAGCTGCGCGCATTCTGAACGTCTCACAGCCGTCAGTGTCACTGGCGATAGCAAAAGTTGAGGGTTATCTTGGCCGTCCTTTGTTTGCGCGCACTTCCGGACAGGGAGTCGTTCCAACATCTTACGGGCTTCAAAAATTGGGAGAATTCCGAGCCTTGCGTGCGCAGGCTCAGCAAGTTCTCGATACTAGCGCTGCGACACAGGCAATTCTTGATCTGGGCGTATTTTCAACTCTCGGCCCGCGCTATGCGCCGTCTTTGGTTCGCAGATTCCAGGAGGCACATCCAAAGGCACATATTCGGCTCCACGAGGCAGATCTGGAAACCTTGTCGGGTTGGCTAGAGTCCGGGCAAATAGATGTCGCGTTGACTTATGATTTTGGTCCCCCGTCAAGTCTCAATATCACACCGCTTGCTGATGTGCGCCCCTATGGTCTTCTGCCAAGCACTCACCCCTTGGCAGGCCGTAAATCCGTAAGCATGGCCGAGTTGTTGCAGGACCCACTGATCCTGATGAATCTACCGCACAGTCGCGGGTATTTTCTGACACTGGCGCAAATGCATGGGATTAGTCCAAAGATTGCGTATGAAACCGGCTCGGTCGAAATGCTTCGGTCGATGGTCGCAAATAACTTGGGCGTCGGGCTTTTGGCGACCGATATTACCCATAACACTGCTTATGATGGGCAGCCCGTTATACGAATGCCTCTTGAGGGGAATCTCGCGCCGCATCACATTGCGCTGGCGAGATCAATGCGGTTGCGGTCAAGCGCTCTGGTGGATCAATTCTGCAGCTTTGCGGCTCAGTCCTTCAAAGCTTGA
- a CDS encoding CaiB/BaiF CoA transferase family protein has product MQQNPISGNLKPLDGVRVLDFTRVLAGPYCTALMADLGADVIKVEAAHGDDYRHVGPFNQNESLLFQAINRGKRSISLNLKSDGDISKVKHLLRDTDVLVENFRPGVMENFGLGADALRAEFPSLVYVSVSGFGQTGANAAKPAYDIIIQAMSGLMDVTGEPDGSPTMIGEALGDVAGGLFAAWGTMVALFDRSRTGKGRHVDVALFDALTSMMPLLACRTLMGGDAPTRTGNRHSLSAPFGTYPASDGHFAVAVLNDRLFATFCEVIGQPELAKDPRFSSDALRHENEPALAERIEVWAGAKTVDQIVSSLSAAGIPASEIQSVAQAWASPQAVERGLASEVEHPVLGRLNVPEQPVHFSDAPRGGRKAAPGLNADAEEILGGLDKGETE; this is encoded by the coding sequence ATGCAACAGAACCCAATATCCGGCAACCTAAAGCCCCTCGATGGTGTGCGCGTTCTGGATTTCACCCGCGTTCTCGCCGGCCCTTATTGCACGGCACTGATGGCCGATCTTGGAGCCGACGTGATCAAGGTGGAGGCAGCCCATGGGGATGATTATCGCCATGTCGGCCCCTTTAATCAGAACGAAAGCTTACTATTTCAAGCCATTAACCGGGGAAAGCGTTCGATTTCTCTGAATCTGAAGTCAGATGGAGACATATCTAAGGTCAAGCATCTTTTGCGTGACACGGACGTGTTGGTTGAGAACTTCAGGCCTGGCGTGATGGAAAATTTCGGACTTGGCGCCGACGCTTTGCGGGCTGAATTTCCATCTTTGGTTTATGTGTCGGTCTCAGGCTTTGGCCAAACTGGCGCCAACGCGGCCAAACCAGCCTATGACATTATCATTCAGGCAATGAGCGGATTGATGGACGTAACCGGAGAACCAGACGGATCGCCAACGATGATCGGCGAAGCTTTGGGTGATGTTGCGGGCGGTCTTTTTGCTGCATGGGGCACCATGGTGGCGCTGTTTGACCGCAGTCGAACCGGTAAGGGGCGGCATGTGGATGTTGCGCTCTTTGATGCGTTGACCTCGATGATGCCACTTTTGGCCTGCCGCACTTTGATGGGCGGTGACGCCCCGACCCGCACTGGCAACCGTCATTCGCTTTCGGCACCGTTTGGTACGTATCCAGCAAGCGATGGGCATTTCGCCGTGGCGGTTTTGAATGACCGCCTATTCGCAACATTCTGTGAGGTGATTGGCCAGCCTGAACTGGCAAAAGACCCACGGTTCTCCTCAGACGCTTTGCGTCACGAAAACGAGCCTGCGCTTGCCGAGAGGATTGAAGTCTGGGCCGGGGCTAAGACCGTTGATCAGATCGTTTCCAGCCTATCTGCTGCTGGAATTCCCGCATCCGAAATCCAATCAGTTGCGCAGGCTTGGGCATCGCCACAGGCGGTCGAGCGGGGGCTAGCATCCGAGGTCGAACATCCTGTGCTTGGGCGCTTGAATGTGCCGGAGCAACCAGTTCATTTCAGTGACGCGCCGCGCGGCGGCCGTAAGGCTGCGCCGGGTTTGAATGCCGATGCCGAGGAAATTCTGGGCGGCCTGGACAAAGGAGAGACCGAATGA
- a CDS encoding acyl-CoA dehydrogenase family protein, translating into MNYPVSEDEIAVIDQIERFSAEVLAPQAAKLDEEAMFATLHLPAMAEMGLLGINLPEEMGGIGLSGPALYAAVEAIAGACGSTASMLTAHFLATDSVLLGGDAQLQARFLPDAAAGKKLGAFALTEPQAGSNPADMTTYAVREGDGYRIKGSKCFISNAGAADFIVVYAKTDRGAGARGVSAFIVEPKIIAGVDIASNERTMGLKGGHVFGITFDCWVPEANRLGDEGTGFRTAMKVLDNGRIEVAAQATGIAHAALQAAISYAKERKVGGHPIADFQGLQWMLADSATELAAARALSMQAAVKRGTGQRYSTESALAKLYATEAAWRVADRALQIHGGYGYTRDFPLERYLRDLRIFRIYEGSSEIQRTIIARGLLA; encoded by the coding sequence ATGAACTATCCTGTTTCCGAGGACGAGATTGCCGTCATTGACCAGATCGAGCGGTTTTCCGCGGAAGTACTCGCGCCGCAGGCTGCAAAACTGGATGAAGAGGCTATGTTTGCCACTCTCCATTTGCCCGCGATGGCTGAGATGGGTCTACTGGGCATCAACCTGCCCGAAGAAATGGGAGGTATCGGCCTTTCGGGTCCGGCGCTGTATGCTGCGGTCGAAGCCATCGCCGGGGCCTGCGGCTCCACTGCCTCGATGCTAACCGCCCATTTCCTAGCAACCGATTCGGTTTTGCTGGGCGGCGACGCGCAGTTGCAGGCGCGCTTTTTGCCAGATGCCGCGGCGGGGAAAAAGCTTGGCGCATTTGCTCTGACTGAACCGCAGGCTGGCTCCAATCCGGCAGATATGACGACTTACGCGGTGCGTGAAGGCGATGGATATCGGATCAAGGGGTCCAAGTGTTTCATCTCTAATGCAGGGGCCGCGGATTTCATCGTGGTCTATGCAAAAACCGACAGAGGCGCCGGTGCGCGGGGCGTCAGCGCCTTTATCGTCGAACCGAAAATAATCGCTGGTGTCGATATCGCGTCGAATGAGCGTACCATGGGCCTGAAGGGCGGCCACGTGTTTGGCATCACCTTTGATTGCTGGGTGCCAGAAGCAAACCGGCTTGGCGACGAGGGCACTGGCTTTCGCACTGCAATGAAGGTGTTGGACAACGGGCGGATCGAGGTGGCGGCGCAAGCGACCGGCATCGCCCACGCGGCCTTGCAGGCGGCGATTTCATACGCCAAGGAGCGCAAGGTCGGCGGCCACCCGATCGCCGACTTCCAGGGCCTGCAATGGATGTTGGCCGACAGTGCCACCGAACTGGCTGCGGCCCGGGCGCTGTCGATGCAGGCGGCTGTCAAACGCGGAACGGGACAGCGCTATTCGACCGAGTCCGCATTGGCCAAGCTTTATGCGACTGAAGCGGCGTGGCGCGTTGCCGACAGGGCGCTGCAAATCCATGGCGGATACGGATATACCCGCGATTTCCCGCTGGAACGATACCTGCGCGACCTTCGGATATTCCGCATCTACGAAGGATCCTCGGAAATTCAACGAACCATCATTGCACGCGGTTTGCTGGCCTGA
- a CDS encoding IS6 family transposase: MSKRSPFRYFKTSPEIIRLAVMMYIRFPLSLRNVEDLLHERGIDISHETVRFWWQRFGPVFASEIRKRRIQSMRSSLWRWHLDEVFVKINGEIYYLWRAVDHEGEVLESFVTKKRDKKAALKFLRKAMRKHGRPEAIVTDRLRSYGAAMKEIGNIDRQHTGRWMNNRAENSHLPFRRRERAMLRFRRMRSLQQFAAVHAAVYNLFNSERGLSSRTIFKLNRAAALSEWRGLLAF; this comes from the coding sequence ATGAGCAAACGCAGCCCATTCCGATACTTCAAGACATCGCCCGAGATCATCCGCCTTGCGGTCATGATGTACATTCGGTTCCCACTCTCACTACGGAACGTGGAGGATCTCCTTCACGAGCGCGGGATCGATATCAGCCACGAAACGGTGCGCTTTTGGTGGCAGCGGTTCGGCCCAGTGTTCGCCTCTGAGATCCGCAAGCGACGGATCCAGAGCATGCGATCAAGCCTCTGGCGATGGCACCTGGACGAGGTGTTCGTGAAGATCAACGGCGAGATATATTACCTATGGCGCGCCGTGGATCACGAGGGCGAAGTCCTGGAATCCTTCGTGACGAAAAAACGAGATAAGAAAGCTGCGTTGAAATTCCTAAGGAAAGCAATGCGCAAACACGGACGACCCGAGGCTATCGTAACCGATCGGCTTCGGTCCTATGGGGCCGCAATGAAAGAGATCGGCAACATCGATCGTCAGCATACTGGCCGTTGGATGAACAATCGTGCTGAGAATTCACATCTGCCCTTCCGACGAAGGGAGCGAGCAATGCTGAGGTTCCGCCGAATGCGAAGTTTGCAGCAATTCGCCGCCGTCCATGCCGCCGTCTATAATCTCTTCAACTCAGAACGCGGCCTTTCCTCTCGAACTATATTCAAGCTAAACCGCGCCGCCGCTCTCTCCGAGTGGCGCGGCCTTCTCGCGTTCTAA
- the lepA gene encoding translation elongation factor 4, producing MTDLTHIRNFAIIAHIDHGKSTLADRLIQRCEAVSLREMKEQLLDSMDIERERGITIKAQTVRLNYKARDGQTYVLNLIDTPGHVDFSYEVSRSLKACEGSILLVDASQGVEAQTLANVYLAIEHDHEIVPVLNKIDLPAAEPERIKEQIEEVIGLDTSETVAISAKTGMGIDDVLESLVKRLPSPKGERNAPLKALVIDSWYDSYLGVVSILRIIDGVLKPGMKARFMGSRALHDVQEVGVFGPARRKCTDLGPGEIGYLVAGIKDINDAKVGDTVTDERNPTDKPLSGFKPSVPVVFCGLFPVDAGEYENLRDALGKLALNDSSFAFEPESSTALGFGFRCGFLGLLHLEIVQERLEREFNLDLITTAPSVVYRLSMTDGRTVELHNPVDMPEVTRINSIEEPWIRATILVPDNYLGAVLKLCEERRGEQVELTYAGSRAMVVYKLPLNEVVYDFYDRLKSVSRGYASFDYHMEEYREGDLVKVTVLVNQEPVEALSIIVHRGQAESRGRALCVRLKDLIPRQLFKIAVQAAIGGKVVARETISAMRKDVTAKCYGGDISRKRKLLEKQKAGKKRMRQFGNVEIPQSAFLAALKMDGD from the coding sequence ATGACCGACCTGACGCACATACGCAACTTCGCGATCATCGCGCACATTGATCACGGTAAGTCGACGCTCGCCGACCGTCTGATCCAACGCTGCGAGGCGGTATCGCTGCGCGAGATGAAAGAGCAGTTGCTGGACTCGATGGATATCGAGCGCGAGCGCGGCATCACCATTAAGGCGCAGACGGTTCGTCTCAACTACAAGGCGCGCGACGGCCAGACCTATGTCTTGAACCTGATCGACACACCGGGTCACGTGGACTTCTCCTATGAGGTCAGCCGCTCGCTGAAAGCCTGTGAGGGATCGATCCTGCTGGTTGACGCCAGCCAGGGCGTCGAGGCGCAAACCCTGGCCAATGTTTATCTGGCGATCGAGCACGACCACGAGATTGTACCGGTTCTCAACAAGATTGACCTGCCGGCCGCCGAGCCCGAACGCATCAAGGAGCAGATAGAGGAGGTCATTGGGCTGGATACCAGCGAGACCGTGGCCATCTCCGCCAAGACCGGCATGGGGATCGACGATGTTCTGGAATCTCTGGTCAAGCGCCTGCCCTCTCCAAAAGGCGAACGCAATGCGCCGCTAAAGGCGCTGGTCATCGATTCCTGGTATGACAGTTATCTGGGCGTGGTTTCGATCCTGCGGATCATTGACGGGGTTCTAAAACCCGGCATGAAGGCCAGGTTCATGGGTTCACGCGCGCTCCACGACGTGCAGGAAGTCGGCGTCTTCGGACCGGCGCGCCGCAAATGCACTGACCTGGGGCCGGGCGAGATCGGCTATCTCGTTGCCGGGATCAAGGACATCAACGATGCCAAGGTCGGCGACACCGTCACAGACGAACGCAATCCCACGGACAAGCCGCTTTCAGGTTTCAAGCCCAGCGTGCCGGTGGTGTTTTGCGGCCTCTTTCCGGTTGACGCGGGCGAATACGAGAACCTGCGCGATGCGTTGGGTAAATTGGCCTTGAACGACTCATCCTTTGCCTTCGAGCCGGAAAGCTCAACGGCTCTGGGGTTTGGTTTCCGCTGCGGCTTCCTGGGCCTCTTGCACCTGGAGATCGTGCAGGAGAGGCTGGAGCGTGAGTTCAATCTGGATCTGATCACAACGGCTCCCAGCGTCGTCTATCGCCTTTCGATGACCGACGGTCGGACGGTCGAGCTTCATAATCCGGTGGATATGCCGGAGGTGACCCGGATCAACTCGATCGAGGAGCCTTGGATCCGCGCCACGATCTTGGTTCCCGACAATTACCTTGGTGCCGTCTTGAAGCTATGCGAGGAGCGGCGAGGCGAGCAGGTCGAACTCACCTATGCCGGCAGCCGGGCCATGGTGGTCTACAAGCTACCGCTGAACGAGGTGGTTTACGATTTCTACGACCGGCTTAAATCGGTGTCACGCGGCTACGCATCCTTCGATTACCACATGGAGGAGTACCGCGAGGGCGATCTCGTGAAAGTCACCGTCCTGGTTAATCAAGAGCCGGTGGAGGCGTTATCGATCATCGTCCACCGTGGTCAAGCTGAATCCCGGGGTCGGGCGCTTTGCGTTCGCCTCAAGGATTTGATCCCGCGCCAGCTCTTCAAGATTGCCGTGCAGGCAGCGATCGGCGGCAAGGTCGTCGCCCGCGAAACCATCTCCGCCATGCGCAAGGATGTGACCGCGAAGTGTTACGGCGGCGATATCAGCCGTAAGCGGAAACTGTTGGAAAAGCAGAAAGCGGGCAAGAAGCGTATGCGGCAGTTCGGTAACGTAGAGATTCCGCAATCCGCCTTCCTGGCGGCTTTGAAGATGGATGGCGATTGA